Proteins encoded in a region of the Spiribacter sp. 1M189 genome:
- the cysM gene encoding cysteine synthase CysM, with translation MTYPTVDQCVGNTPLVRLQRLADTGSNTVLLKLEGNNPAGSVKDRPAMNMITQAEARGEIRPGDTLIEATSGNTGIALAMAAAVKGYRMVLIMPANMTTERRASMRAYGAELVLVSKEEGMEGARDLAMRMQAEGRGRVLDQFANPDNWGAHYRGTGPEVWRDTAGAVTHFVASMGTTGTIMGVSRYLKEQNPEIQMVGAQPREGASIPGIRKWPEAYLPKIFEPARVDRIVEVAQDEAEDMTRRLAAEEGIFAGISSGGTLWAALQIAREVENATIVSIVCDRGDRYLSSGVFPDQ, from the coding sequence ATGACATATCCAACCGTTGATCAGTGCGTCGGTAACACCCCGCTGGTAAGGCTTCAGCGCCTGGCGGATACCGGATCCAACACCGTTTTGCTCAAGCTCGAGGGCAACAATCCGGCGGGCTCGGTCAAGGACCGTCCGGCCATGAACATGATCACCCAGGCCGAGGCCCGCGGCGAGATCCGACCCGGTGATACGCTCATCGAGGCCACCAGTGGCAATACCGGCATCGCCCTTGCCATGGCGGCGGCGGTGAAGGGCTACCGGATGGTGCTCATCATGCCGGCCAACATGACCACGGAGCGCCGCGCCTCGATGCGGGCCTACGGGGCCGAGCTGGTGCTCGTGAGCAAGGAAGAGGGCATGGAGGGCGCCCGCGACCTGGCCATGCGGATGCAGGCCGAGGGCCGCGGCCGCGTGCTCGATCAGTTTGCCAACCCCGACAACTGGGGCGCGCATTATCGCGGGACCGGTCCAGAGGTCTGGCGCGACACGGCGGGCGCCGTGACGCATTTCGTCGCCTCGATGGGCACCACCGGTACCATCATGGGCGTCTCCCGGTATCTCAAGGAGCAGAACCCGGAGATTCAGATGGTCGGCGCCCAGCCCCGCGAGGGGGCCAGCATCCCGGGCATTCGCAAGTGGCCCGAGGCCTACCTGCCGAAAATCTTCGAGCCCGCGCGCGTCGATCGCATCGTCGAGGTGGCGCAGGACGAGGCCGAGGACATGACCCGTCGGCTTGCCGCCGAGGAAGGCATCTTCGCCGGCATCTCCAGTGGCGGCACGCTCTGGGCGGCGTTACAGATCGCCCGCGAGGTGGAGAATGCGACCATCGTGAGCATCGTCTGCGACCGTGGCGATCGCTATCTCTCCAGCGGTGTGTTCCCAGATCAATGA
- the tsaA gene encoding tRNA (N6-threonylcarbamoyladenosine(37)-N6)-methyltransferase TrmO, with protein MDIQPIATIRSDFEARFGIPRQPGLVPAATAEVLFNPPYDDPDALRGLQGCSHIWLIFGFHAIDNSEWRPTVRPPRLGGNQRYGVFATRAPFRPNGLGLSLVRLEGVLDEPARGLAISGQDLLDGTPVYDIKPYMPAIEALPDARPPIGFEGRPETIAVSWSPAARAALPDTSPQLGELIEQTVAADPRPAYQRGDGETRYGMRLHGHEVTWEADGTQARITAVAPVTDSDRDTP; from the coding sequence ATGGATATCCAGCCGATCGCCACCATCCGCAGCGACTTCGAGGCCCGGTTCGGGATCCCGCGACAGCCGGGCCTGGTCCCGGCGGCCACCGCAGAGGTGCTGTTCAACCCGCCCTACGACGACCCGGACGCGCTCCGCGGCCTACAGGGCTGCAGTCACATCTGGCTGATCTTTGGCTTCCATGCCATTGATAACAGCGAATGGCGGCCCACTGTGCGTCCGCCCCGACTTGGGGGTAACCAGCGCTACGGCGTATTCGCCACCCGAGCCCCGTTCCGGCCCAACGGGCTGGGGCTCTCGCTGGTCCGCCTTGAGGGGGTGCTCGACGAACCGGCCCGCGGCCTCGCCATCAGCGGCCAGGACCTGCTGGACGGCACGCCGGTCTATGACATCAAGCCCTACATGCCCGCCATTGAGGCGCTTCCCGATGCGCGCCCACCGATTGGCTTCGAGGGGCGACCCGAGACCATCGCCGTGAGCTGGAGCCCGGCCGCCCGCGCCGCACTCCCCGATACATCGCCACAGCTCGGCGAACTGATCGAACAGACCGTGGCCGCCGATCCCCGGCCGGCCTACCAGCGCGGCGATGGTGAAACCCGCTACGGCATGCGCCTGCACGGCCATGAGGTAACTTGGGAGGCCGACGGCACGCAGGCCCGGATCACCGCAGTGGCGCCGGTCACCGACTCGGATCGGGATACCCCCTAG
- a CDS encoding CocE/NonD family hydrolase: protein MAVRIEEDVRIPMADGVELSARIWRPDDAGEKPVPAILEYIPYRKRDHTRARDETMHRWLAEHGYAGIRVDLRGSGESEGLLTDEYCQQELDDGYAVIEWLARQDWCDGGVGMIGISWGGFNGLQIAAMQPPALKAVVTVCSTDDRYADDVHYMGGCLLGDNLSWASVMFAYNSMPPDPALRGEPWRTLWHQRLEANEPWIIEWLEHQSRDDYWRHGSVCEDYSAIECPVMAVSGWADGYTDAVFRMLRNLTVPRQGLVGPWSHKYPHQGVPGPAIAFQQETKRWWDQWLKDEDTRIMDEPMLRAWVQEAAEPATRYHHRPGRWVGEAEWPSPMVSTRTLYPGRGSHLRPEPMADDEAPFILQSPLSLGLFAGKWCSYAAGPDLPYDQREEDGGALVFETDPLDAPLELLGAPVLRLRFRVDRPVAQVAARLSDVAVDGKATRVTYGVLNLNHYAGHDQPRELVPGEDYEVRLELNDLGHRFTVGHRLRLSLSTSYWPLAWPSPEPVCLQVIGAGTALDLPVRTPTELDDQVAFAAPDYEEPVRVVQERAPERRWRVHRDLETSASELEVIMDEGAKAIEDVDLVMRDRTWESYRSVGDDFGSIEGEVIAHRTLRREDWHVETRTRTLLQADTEAFQVSAELDAWEGGQRVFSRNWQRRIPRRFV from the coding sequence ATGGCAGTGCGCATCGAAGAGGACGTCCGCATCCCGATGGCCGATGGCGTGGAACTCTCGGCCCGGATATGGCGACCCGACGATGCTGGCGAGAAGCCGGTGCCGGCGATTCTCGAGTACATCCCCTATCGCAAGCGGGACCATACAAGGGCCCGGGACGAAACCATGCACCGCTGGCTTGCCGAGCATGGCTACGCCGGCATCCGGGTCGACCTGCGCGGCAGCGGCGAGTCGGAGGGCCTGCTCACCGACGAGTACTGTCAGCAGGAGCTGGATGACGGCTACGCGGTGATCGAATGGCTGGCCCGGCAGGACTGGTGTGACGGCGGCGTGGGCATGATCGGCATCTCCTGGGGCGGATTTAACGGCCTGCAGATCGCGGCCATGCAGCCGCCGGCGCTCAAGGCCGTCGTCACGGTCTGTTCCACCGATGATCGCTATGCCGATGATGTCCACTATATGGGCGGTTGCCTGCTCGGCGACAATCTCTCGTGGGCGTCGGTGATGTTCGCCTACAACAGTATGCCGCCGGATCCGGCCCTCCGCGGCGAGCCCTGGCGCACGCTCTGGCATCAACGCCTGGAGGCGAACGAGCCCTGGATCATCGAGTGGCTCGAGCATCAGAGTCGCGATGATTACTGGCGTCACGGCTCGGTCTGCGAGGACTACAGCGCCATCGAGTGTCCGGTCATGGCGGTGAGCGGCTGGGCCGACGGCTATACCGACGCCGTATTCCGTATGCTCCGGAATCTCACCGTCCCGCGGCAGGGGCTGGTGGGTCCATGGAGTCACAAGTACCCGCATCAGGGCGTTCCCGGGCCCGCGATCGCCTTCCAGCAGGAGACCAAGCGCTGGTGGGATCAATGGCTCAAGGACGAGGACACGCGGATCATGGACGAGCCCATGCTCCGCGCCTGGGTTCAGGAGGCGGCCGAGCCGGCCACCCGCTACCACCATCGCCCCGGCCGCTGGGTGGGGGAGGCGGAGTGGCCGTCCCCCATGGTGTCGACACGGACGCTCTACCCGGGGCGGGGCAGCCATCTGCGCCCGGAGCCGATGGCCGATGACGAGGCGCCTTTCATCCTGCAGTCACCGCTCAGCCTGGGGCTGTTCGCCGGCAAATGGTGCAGCTACGCCGCCGGGCCGGATCTGCCCTACGACCAGCGCGAAGAGGATGGCGGTGCGCTGGTGTTCGAGACCGATCCCCTCGATGCGCCGCTGGAGCTGCTCGGCGCGCCGGTGCTGCGGCTGCGCTTTCGGGTCGACCGGCCGGTGGCCCAGGTGGCGGCCCGACTCTCCGATGTGGCCGTTGACGGCAAGGCAACCCGCGTGACCTATGGCGTTCTCAACCTCAACCACTATGCCGGTCATGACCAGCCGCGCGAACTGGTGCCCGGCGAGGACTATGAGGTGAGGCTCGAGCTCAACGACCTGGGGCATCGCTTTACCGTCGGCCACCGCCTGCGCCTGTCGCTGTCGACCTCCTACTGGCCGCTGGCCTGGCCGTCGCCGGAGCCGGTCTGCTTGCAGGTCATCGGCGCCGGGACCGCGCTGGATCTACCGGTGCGGACCCCCACCGAGCTGGACGATCAGGTCGCATTTGCGGCGCCGGACTACGAGGAGCCCGTGCGGGTGGTCCAGGAACGGGCGCCCGAGCGCCGGTGGCGGGTCCATCGCGATCTGGAGACCTCCGCCTCGGAGCTGGAAGTCATCATGGATGAGGGCGCCAAGGCCATCGAGGATGTCGATCTGGTCATGCGCGACCGGACCTGGGAGTCCTATCGATCGGTCGGCGATGATTTCGGCAGCATCGAAGGCGAGGTAATCGCCCATCGCACCCTGCGCCGCGAAGACTGGCACGTGGAAACCCGCACACGCACGTTACTGCAGGCGGATACCGAGGCCTTCCAAGTCTCTGCCGAACTGGATGCCTGGGAAGGCGGCCAGCGGGTTTTCTCGCGTAACTGGCAGCGGCGCATTCCGCGCCGGTTTGTCTAG
- a CDS encoding mechanosensitive ion channel domain-containing protein: MSEGQWPALAGQLDQWRSGLFDWLSQLAEELPALPGILAQLADPTQALAALRLFALIVLILVLQRILRGQGDQLIDRLAVWQRSGAAGLAPLRGATVIVAAVGIHAVKIAVVAAIAYGAVLVGLVPAPTWATAASQFALAFVIAEIGRLALNAFLEPRASSARVLPMDDAGATSWESRLSALIRAGTYGLVFAVPGIALQVPALAELAQLIIVVIVLAGVLAALRDARAAVRAWLLDLGHRRRGLFLRPLTRVLAPVWHLLAGLYSIVMAALLVAAPPAVLQFTVEASALSVVIMLIAGFIGHWLSSLARIGRYLPAAVRTRMPMIQARLNHWLPKLLGVVHLLLAVIALALIADAWRLIDLGAWMESSGGESVMGAVGALLGIGILAVAVWIMAASWIEDRLNPDTGSGAPGAREKTLLALFRNALAIAIVTLAGMVALAEIGINIGPLIAGAGVIGLAIGFGAQKLVQDIITGVFIQLEDAIHTDDFITAAGISGTVERLSIRSVGLRDLSGTLHIVPFSSVDTVSNYTRDFGYHLGVYEVAYRENIGDVVEHLQKAYERLCGDGDIAPEVTGPLEVDGVTALAESSVKVRVRIRSTAGMQWAVGRAYNRYVKEVFDNAGISIPFPHMTLYFGEDKAGNAPPAHVALTDESKPTKEG; the protein is encoded by the coding sequence ATGAGTGAAGGTCAATGGCCAGCGTTGGCCGGACAGCTCGATCAATGGCGCAGCGGCCTGTTCGACTGGCTGTCACAGCTCGCCGAGGAACTGCCGGCACTGCCGGGGATACTCGCCCAGCTGGCGGATCCCACTCAGGCGTTGGCGGCCCTGAGGCTCTTCGCGCTGATCGTCCTCATCCTTGTCCTCCAGCGCATCCTGCGCGGGCAAGGCGACCAACTCATCGATCGCCTGGCGGTCTGGCAGCGCTCCGGCGCAGCGGGGCTCGCACCACTGCGTGGTGCCACCGTGATCGTCGCCGCAGTGGGGATCCACGCAGTCAAGATCGCCGTCGTCGCCGCCATTGCATACGGTGCGGTATTGGTGGGCCTGGTGCCGGCACCAACCTGGGCGACGGCGGCAAGCCAGTTCGCGCTGGCCTTCGTCATCGCCGAGATCGGCCGACTGGCGCTGAATGCCTTTCTCGAGCCAAGGGCCAGCTCGGCCCGGGTCCTGCCGATGGATGATGCCGGCGCGACATCCTGGGAATCCCGGCTGTCAGCGCTGATTCGGGCCGGCACCTATGGCCTGGTATTCGCTGTGCCCGGCATCGCCTTACAAGTCCCGGCACTCGCCGAGCTTGCCCAGCTGATTATCGTGGTCATCGTGCTGGCCGGCGTCCTCGCCGCCCTACGGGATGCCCGGGCGGCGGTCCGGGCCTGGCTTCTTGACCTCGGTCATCGTCGCAGGGGGCTTTTCCTCCGGCCGCTGACGCGTGTGCTCGCGCCGGTCTGGCATCTGCTGGCGGGGCTCTACAGCATCGTGATGGCGGCGCTGCTGGTGGCGGCACCCCCCGCCGTTCTGCAATTCACCGTTGAGGCGAGCGCCCTGAGCGTTGTCATCATGCTGATTGCCGGCTTTATCGGGCACTGGTTGAGTAGTCTGGCTCGCATCGGCCGCTATCTGCCGGCAGCGGTGCGGACCCGGATGCCGATGATCCAGGCACGGCTGAATCACTGGCTTCCCAAGCTGCTCGGTGTGGTTCATCTATTGCTGGCCGTCATCGCTCTTGCCCTGATCGCGGATGCCTGGCGGCTCATCGACCTCGGCGCCTGGATGGAGAGCAGCGGTGGCGAGAGTGTCATGGGCGCCGTGGGGGCACTGCTCGGCATCGGCATACTCGCGGTCGCTGTCTGGATCATGGCGGCGAGCTGGATCGAGGATCGGCTCAACCCGGATACCGGCAGCGGGGCGCCCGGGGCGCGGGAGAAAACGCTGCTGGCGCTGTTCCGCAATGCCCTTGCCATTGCCATCGTCACACTGGCCGGAATGGTGGCGCTCGCCGAGATCGGCATCAACATCGGTCCGCTGATCGCCGGTGCCGGCGTGATCGGTCTGGCCATCGGTTTTGGCGCTCAGAAGCTGGTCCAGGACATTATTACGGGTGTGTTCATTCAGCTCGAGGACGCCATCCACACCGATGATTTCATTACCGCGGCGGGGATCAGCGGTACCGTCGAGCGACTCAGCATCCGCTCCGTGGGGCTTCGCGATCTCTCCGGCACGCTGCATATCGTGCCGTTCTCCTCGGTGGATACGGTCTCGAATTACACCCGCGACTTCGGCTACCACCTCGGGGTGTACGAAGTGGCCTATCGCGAGAACATCGGCGACGTCGTCGAGCACCTTCAAAAGGCCTACGAACGGCTCTGCGGCGATGGCGACATCGCCCCGGAGGTCACGGGTCCGCTCGAGGTGGACGGCGTGACGGCGCTGGCCGAGAGCTCAGTGAAGGTGCGGGTCCGCATCCGCAGCACGGCGGGCATGCAATGGGCGGTCGGCCGGGCCTACAACCGTTACGTCAAGGAAGTCTTCGACAACGCGGGCATATCGATTCCGTTCCCGCACATGACGCTTTATTTCGGCGAGGACAAGGCCGGCAACGCCCCGCCGGCCCATGTCGCCCTGACAGATGAGAGCAAGCCGACGAAGGAGGGCTGA
- a CDS encoding phasin family protein, translating to MTNETFSKVNEQTEKMFMGPTRDYAKLAMDYAEKMIDAQMEAAKTYTDIGMKQARAALEIKDTEALKAYAEEQQKVAKEMSERVKGDAEKVVAMNQDFVNEARKLVESNVKTASEAATPKSK from the coding sequence ATGACGAACGAAACTTTCAGCAAGGTTAACGAGCAGACCGAGAAGATGTTCATGGGCCCGACCCGTGATTACGCCAAGCTGGCCATGGACTATGCCGAGAAGATGATCGACGCCCAGATGGAAGCGGCGAAGACCTACACGGACATCGGCATGAAGCAGGCCCGTGCCGCCCTCGAGATCAAGGACACAGAGGCCCTCAAGGCCTATGCCGAGGAGCAGCAGAAGGTGGCCAAGGAGATGAGCGAGCGGGTCAAGGGCGATGCCGAGAAGGTGGTCGCCATGAATCAGGACTTCGTCAACGAGGCGCGCAAGCTCGTCGAGAGCAACGTCAAGACGGCCTCCGAGGCGGCGACTCCCAAGTCCAAGTAA
- a CDS encoding DUF2189 domain-containing protein translates to MQSAATTAAQHQPIEVRRVGIGAPFRWLAAGLRDMVAMPVASLAYGVIFAVVGYALVTLSSSRPHLLSAAVSGFFLAGPFLGMGLYRLSQCREAGEPTTFRDSATIWRSNPWSIGLFGVLLAFVLLSWERISAILFALFHGASLPVTDGGWTDVLLSAADPAFIAVYLAIGAALAAGVFAISAIALPLLITGPIDPVTAAITSVRATLANPGVMLLWAALIVALITLGMLSAFIGLIVAMPLVAHASWHACRDLTLER, encoded by the coding sequence ATGCAGTCCGCCGCCACGACCGCCGCTCAACATCAACCCATTGAGGTCCGCCGCGTCGGCATCGGCGCGCCATTCCGCTGGCTGGCCGCCGGCCTGCGCGATATGGTCGCCATGCCCGTTGCAAGCCTCGCCTACGGGGTGATCTTTGCCGTGGTCGGTTACGCCCTGGTCACCCTGTCGAGCAGCCGCCCGCACCTGCTCTCGGCGGCGGTTTCGGGCTTCTTTCTCGCCGGCCCCTTCCTCGGCATGGGCCTCTACCGGCTGAGCCAGTGCCGTGAGGCGGGTGAGCCCACGACATTTCGGGATTCGGCGACCATCTGGCGGAGTAACCCCTGGTCCATCGGACTTTTCGGCGTGCTCCTCGCTTTTGTGCTGCTGTCCTGGGAGCGGATCTCAGCGATCCTCTTCGCGCTCTTTCACGGCGCCTCGCTGCCGGTCACCGACGGCGGCTGGACGGATGTTCTCCTATCCGCCGCGGATCCGGCCTTTATTGCCGTCTATCTGGCCATTGGGGCGGCACTCGCCGCCGGCGTATTCGCCATCAGCGCCATTGCCCTGCCGCTCCTCATCACCGGGCCGATCGATCCGGTGACGGCCGCGATCACGAGCGTCAGGGCGACCCTGGCCAACCCGGGCGTGATGCTCCTCTGGGCGGCATTGATCGTCGCGCTGATCACCCTTGGCATGTTGAGCGCATTCATCGGCCTGATCGTCGCCATGCCCCTGGTCGCCCATGCCAGCTGGCATGCCTGTCGGGATCTGACGCTGGAGCGCTGA
- a CDS encoding efflux RND transporter periplasmic adaptor subunit produces the protein MIARYTRAGLLALAALLSLPASAQPDGAPVVLAPVEMAAIEERVEAVGESRAERSVTLFTHAAGRVETVDIEADERVSAGDLLLALESESERNALASARVELADARKLLDRYERTIGSGAVPPTTIDAARRDAELARLELERARIDLADRVLRAPFDGHTGLTELEPGDRVDEDTAVTTIDDRSSLRVRFRLAERYFGDLRRNDRVEMRPWSDLSQPVEGVIRRVDSRIDTDTGTFALEAEVPNPDDRLRPGMRFRVGVTLFGPQHAGIPATALQWGDDGAYVWLIRDDRAERTGVNLVARDGDRVLVDGPLEAGDEVVSEGAQRMRPGLEVRRIDAADLDDYPPVNAVSAADQR, from the coding sequence ATGATCGCCCGGTATACCCGCGCCGGCCTCCTGGCCCTGGCTGCCCTGCTCTCCCTGCCCGCGTCGGCTCAGCCGGATGGCGCGCCGGTCGTCCTCGCTCCGGTGGAGATGGCGGCGATTGAAGAACGGGTCGAGGCGGTGGGTGAATCCCGAGCCGAACGCTCCGTTACCCTCTTTACCCACGCCGCCGGCCGCGTCGAGACGGTTGACATCGAGGCCGATGAGCGCGTCTCGGCCGGTGATCTGTTACTCGCCCTGGAATCGGAGAGCGAGCGCAACGCGCTGGCGAGCGCCCGGGTCGAACTGGCCGACGCCCGAAAACTCCTCGATCGTTACGAACGCACCATCGGTTCGGGCGCGGTGCCACCCACCACAATCGACGCCGCGCGACGCGATGCAGAGCTCGCCCGTCTCGAGCTGGAGCGTGCCCGGATCGATCTGGCGGATCGCGTCCTGCGTGCGCCTTTCGATGGTCATACGGGACTGACCGAACTCGAGCCCGGTGACCGCGTCGATGAAGACACCGCGGTTACCACCATCGATGACCGGAGCAGCCTGCGCGTGCGATTCCGCCTCGCCGAGCGGTATTTCGGTGACCTCCGCCGTAACGACCGGGTGGAAATGCGCCCTTGGTCGGATCTCAGTCAGCCCGTGGAGGGCGTGATCCGGCGTGTCGACAGCCGCATTGACACGGACACCGGGACATTCGCACTCGAGGCCGAGGTGCCCAACCCGGACGATCGCCTGCGGCCGGGCATGCGCTTTCGGGTCGGCGTCACCCTGTTCGGACCGCAGCATGCCGGCATCCCCGCCACCGCCCTGCAATGGGGTGATGACGGCGCCTATGTCTGGCTGATCCGCGATGATCGGGCCGAGCGGACCGGCGTCAACCTGGTCGCCCGTGATGGCGACCGAGTGCTGGTGGACGGGCCGCTCGAGGCGGGCGACGAGGTGGTCAGCGAGGGTGCCCAGCGCATGCGGCCCGGCCTCGAGGTCCGGCGCATCGACGCCGCCGATCTGGACGACTATCCGCCCGTGAACGCCGTATCCGCGGCGGACCAGCGATGA